From Candidatus Methylacidiphilales bacterium, the proteins below share one genomic window:
- a CDS encoding lycopene cyclase domain-containing protein — MTYFGFHLRFNLPVLILAGWGAGCGLIAPGSWEMVLGILAIVMVFTSPWDNWAAYCGIWGFPEGRYWKRIGWLPFEEYLFFVVQALQAMLLTRWALDLWGPFTTPAHPLGWVGQGWVCAGILAAWAVVGLCFRGRFGRASRGHYAWHLFFWFIPVILIQWVVGGPVLAARWPVLAAVTLVLGTYLSLADLVAIRHGVWHFDEKQTTGWKIGPKMPWEEAAFFYLTSALVAQSYLILLPEALR, encoded by the coding sequence GTGACCTACTTCGGCTTCCACCTCCGCTTCAACCTTCCCGTTCTCATTTTGGCCGGCTGGGGGGCGGGGTGCGGCTTGATTGCACCTGGCAGTTGGGAAATGGTGCTGGGGATTCTGGCCATCGTCATGGTCTTCACCTCGCCCTGGGACAACTGGGCGGCCTATTGCGGCATCTGGGGATTCCCCGAGGGGCGGTATTGGAAACGCATCGGTTGGTTGCCGTTCGAGGAATATCTTTTCTTTGTCGTCCAAGCGCTGCAGGCGATGTTGTTGACGCGATGGGCCCTGGATCTTTGGGGGCCGTTCACGACGCCTGCCCATCCCTTGGGTTGGGTGGGGCAGGGGTGGGTTTGTGCCGGGATTTTGGCGGCTTGGGCGGTGGTGGGTTTGTGCTTCCGCGGGCGGTTTGGGCGTGCGTCGCGCGGGCATTACGCCTGGCACCTGTTTTTTTGGTTCATTCCCGTGATCCTGATCCAGTGGGTGGTGGGGGGGCCGGTGCTGGCGGCGCGGTGGCCGGTGCTGGCGGCCGTCACCCTCGTTCTGGGGACCTACCTTTCTTTGGCCGATCTGGTGGCGATCCGGCACGGGGTCTGGCATTTCGATGAAAAGCAGACCACGGGGTGGAAGATCGGTCCGAAAATGCCCTGGGAGGAGGCGGCCTTCTTCTACCTGACCAGCGCGCTGGTGGCGCAGAGTTATTTGATTCTGCTGCCCGAAGCACTGCGTTGA
- a CDS encoding MotA/TolQ/ExbB proton channel family protein produces the protein MQPRSRALAPALLLTVLSLPLFFSVAQAQGTTTSTPTPASPELTLWQLVSSLEWVLIPLGLLSVAVVALIVFNFFWLRRSNLVSADFLTESDTLLKNRRLEELADLCEKNNQIIPRILGKVILFAKANPSIHLESLKEIAEVEGGRAVSRLNMPTMILMDLGVMAPMVGLMGTVVGILRSFGTLASDATPMRTMVLAGGVSQALAATAIGLGIGLTAMAFYAFFRPRVQDTVGHLESTLTVLLIRTNDCLARGKSS, from the coding sequence ATGCAACCCCGATCCCGGGCCTTGGCGCCCGCCCTGCTCCTTACGGTCCTCTCCTTGCCCCTCTTCTTCTCCGTCGCCCAAGCACAGGGCACGACAACTTCAACACCAACCCCTGCCTCTCCAGAGCTGACCCTCTGGCAATTGGTGTCCTCCCTGGAATGGGTCCTCATTCCCCTCGGACTTCTCTCCGTGGCCGTGGTGGCCCTCATCGTCTTCAACTTCTTCTGGCTCAGACGCTCCAACCTCGTCTCCGCCGATTTCCTCACGGAATCCGACACCTTGTTAAAAAACCGCAGGCTGGAAGAGCTGGCCGACCTTTGTGAAAAAAACAACCAGATCATCCCCCGCATCCTCGGCAAGGTCATCCTCTTTGCCAAAGCCAACCCTTCGATCCACCTGGAATCACTGAAAGAAATCGCCGAAGTCGAAGGCGGGCGCGCCGTCTCCCGGCTCAACATGCCCACCATGATCCTGATGGACCTGGGCGTCATGGCTCCCATGGTCGGACTCATGGGCACGGTCGTCGGCATCCTCCGTTCGTTCGGCACCCTGGCCAGTGATGCCACCCCCATGCGTACCATGGTTCTGGCCGGCGGGGTTTCCCAGGCCCTGGCCGCCACCGCCATCGGCCTGGGCATCGGGCTGACCGCCATGGCCTTCTACGCCTTCTTCCGTCCCCGCGTCCAGGACACCGTCGGCCACTTGGAATCCACCCTCACCGTCCTCCTGATCCGTACCAACGACTGCCTGGCCCGCGGCAAGTCTTCCTGA